The genome window TGTTCGAGCTGGACCAGCAGCTGCAGCCGCGTGGACCGGCGAGGCCAGACCACGCCTGAGAGGTCCGCACCTGCTCGGTGCTGGTCGCGAAAGTCGGCCCGACGACGAGTGAGTGAAACGCGGATTTCGACCTGACTTGTGAGACGACCGGCGCTCAGGCGGTGTCGAGGCCGGTGACCGTCTCACGGTGGGCGTCTTAAAACCTTGGTAGTGAGACTGCGCTCGAGCCGGCTGGGTACGTCCGGTGGGGGAGGATGTTCGTGGTCATGCCCGTCGTGGTTCGGCTGCCGGGCCCTCGTTCCTCGGCGCCGTCATGCTGCGGGGGTCGAGGGCGAAGGACACGCGGCCTCGTCCCGTGTGCTTGACGTCGTAGAGGGCTGCGTCCGCTTGTTCGAGAAGGCTGTGGAGCTGGTCGCCGTCTCTGGGGTAGCTCGCCAGCCCTACAGAGGTCGTGATGCGCAGCGGCAGTTCCAGGCCGGGAGCCTCGATCGCCAGCTCAGCGGTCGCGGCGCGTAGGCGCTCACCCGCCTCGGCCACCGCGGCCCGCCCGGCCTGGGGGAACAGGACGACGAACTCGTCGCCACCGAAGCGACCCACGAGGTCGCTGTCACGAACGGCGCTCGTGAGTGCTTTGGCCGTGGCTTTCAGCACCTCGTCGCCCAGCAGGTGGCCATGCGTGTCGTTGACCGTCTTGAAGTGGTCGATGTCGACGACGGCGACACCCATGGGCTGATTGGACGACCTGCTGAGGGCGAGCTCTCGCTCGGCGCGGTCGCGCCACCCCGACGAAGAAGCGACTCCCGTCTTGGGGTCACGTGCCAGGGCGGTGACGAGTTGGCGGTGCTGGAGGCCGCGCTGCAAGAGCATCGCGATGGGCACACCCGCCGCCACCAGGAAAGGGTCCATCGACCCTGCCACTCCGATGAGGGTTCCGAGCGCGCACTGCGCCAGGGCGCCGCGCCAGTCGAAAGCCAGCTCCCGGAACGGTCGCCAGCCGACCCCACCGTGTGCGGAGACCACCGACCCCAGAAGGAACGACTCGGCGAGGTGCATGACGGCGAAACCGGCGAGGGCAGCAACGAGGAGACCGCCCTGGTACGCGCCAAGCGGCGAGGCCGCGTAGGTCTGGATCACCACAGCGGCTCCCGTCGAGGACAGCACCACCATGGAGATGTTGAAGACCACCCGGTGCAGCGGGATCCGGACACGGTCAGACGTGCTGAAGGCGTCACGGACGGAGACCAGGAGGGAGAGCGCGACCGCAAGCGCCACAACACCCGGCAACGGCGCCGCGACGACAGCGGCGAACACCCAGACGCTGTCGGTGCTGACCGTGATCTCGACCCGGTCCGTGCGCGCGCGCGATTCCGTCCTCCCGATGCCCACGTTGATCACCTCGGTGACCGCGCAGGCCATCGCGAGGACGCTCACCAGGAGCCAGCCGGTCTCGTCCGAAGTGGTCCCCACCGCGACCACTGCCATCACGGCTGCGGCAATGATCGTGAGTACGGTCGCCCGGGCCGCGCGCGGGAGCCCCCAGAACTCCCAGGAACGGATGGTGGTCACATCCCGCCTTATCGGCTCACGGCCCCGGCGCACCACGGGAACAGGGCGCGTCTCACCCGGGCGGGCTAGGGCCTCCAGACCGACACACGAGTCGAGGGATGAGACGCGTCGCCCGAGTAGGGGAGGGGCGTCCCGCACAGCGCCCGTTCCCGGTGACGAGGTGCGGGCGGGGCTACTGAGACGGGTCGCTCCGCCTCGACCGAGTCAGGCCGGCGACCTGGGGCGCTGTTAGTGGGGGCCCGTCATCCGGGGTACCGCTGGCGTTTTCGCGTAGTCCGACGCTTAAGAGTGTTTTGCTCACTGTCGATGGGGTCGCGTGATGTCAGTTGCCACTCCTGGGGCTCCCGCGGCGCAGCTTCGTGCTGTGCGAGTTGGTCGTCAGGCCATACACCGCGCCGGAGGTGGGGGTGTTGCCGGGTACGAGCTGCTGTTCCGGCAGTCGTCGGTCGACACTTTGGTCGATGAGGCCGCGCACGAGGCCGCGACCGCTCAGGTCATCAGCGCCGTGTTCGGTGAGTTCGGGGTCGCGAACCTTGCCGGGGACCTGCCGTTGTTCGTCAACACCACGCGGGCCTTCCTTGTGGGTGATATCCCGCTTCCCGACGACCCCGAACGGCTGGTCATCGAGGTCCTGGAACATGTGTTGCTCGATGCCGAGGTCCTCGCCGGCATCGTCGCCTTGAAGCGGGCGGGCTACCGGATCGCCGCCGATGACTGGGACGGCACCAGGTCCCGTGATGGGCTGCTGCCGTTGTGCGACGTCGTGAAGATCGACCTGTCGGCCGTTGGACATGCCGCGCTGCCGGGTCTCATCGCCGATGCTCGGAGGCTTTCCCCGGGTGTCAGCGTCTGTGTCGAACGAGTCGAGACCGCCGAGGACGCCGGGCTGGCCGAGGCTGCCGGGGCCGTGCTGCTGCAGGGCTTCTACCTTGATCGGCCACAGACTCGCACGACCCGCACCCTGACCGCATCTGAGGTGACGTGCCTGCGGTTGCTGGGTGCCCTGGCCAGTGAGGCGGACACCGGTGAGCTCGTCCGGCTGGTCAGTTCTGATCCTGGTTTGGCGATGCAGGTGCTCCGCATGGCGGCCAGTCCTGCAGGCGTCGGCCGGCCGGTGGCCTCGGTGAGTCAGGCCGTGGTCCTGCTGGGCCCCCGCAAGCTCGGTTCCTGGCTGGTGCTCGTGCTCTTAGGTGGTGCCTCGCGCGCATCCCGCGAGCACGTCGTCGCTGTCTTGGCTCGAGCTGGGGCCTGCGCTCTGCTGAGCCCGAGCAGCCGTGACGCTGCGTTCACGGCCGGGCTGCTGTCGGCGGCGCTTGAGCTGCTGGGAGGTGAGCCCGCTGACGTCATGAGGGACAGCGGCGCCGACCCGGCGATAGCCGACGCCGTCCTACGCGGGGGCGGGCCCGTAGGAGCCGCCCTTCAGGCAGTGATAGCCCACGAGCGCAACGACCCCGCGGCTGCCCTGAGCACAACTCATGACCCGTACACCGTGTCCCGTGCAGTTCTGCAGGCCGTTGTTGGCGCGAGGGCCGTCGCCGAAGCCATGAGCGACGAGCGGTGAGCCGGACCGCCAACGGGGCGCTCGTGGTGCGCGAACGGCGGGCCCGCTCGGTTGTTATCGGCCGAGTGCACCGGACGCCGGTGAGCTGTGCGGCGTTCGCCTGCACCGCGGTTGGCGAACAACTCCCGTGCGAAGCCAGCATCCGGTTGGCCCACTGAAGATAAAGAAGCAGCACCTGTTGCCGATGAATCGCAGCGGCGATACGGCTCGACAGAAGAGGGAGTGAAACGTGAAGCGTTTCCGTTGTGGTGATGTGATTCCCGGATGCACGGCGCAGTTCGCCGGCACCGAAGAGGATATCCTCGCGCAGGTTGGGGCGCACGCCCGGCGCGACCATGGGGTGGCCGACGTGGGGCCGGAGCTGGTCGTCAGCGTCCGGGCGGCGCTGCAGGACGTTCACTAGGGATGTCCACTGAGCGGCGCGCGTCGGCGGCGCACGGTGCCCCCGGGCTGGGGGTGCCTGCACAGGCCGGCCGGCCGGTGCCGGTGCCGGTGCCGGCACCGGCACCGGCGGAGGCG of Aquipuribacter hungaricus contains these proteins:
- a CDS encoding DUF1059 domain-containing protein, translated to MKRFRCGDVIPGCTAQFAGTEEDILAQVGAHARRDHGVADVGPELVVSVRAALQDVH
- a CDS encoding EAL and HDOD domain-containing protein, whose protein sequence is MVDEAAHEAATAQVISAVFGEFGVANLAGDLPLFVNTTRAFLVGDIPLPDDPERLVIEVLEHVLLDAEVLAGIVALKRAGYRIAADDWDGTRSRDGLLPLCDVVKIDLSAVGHAALPGLIADARRLSPGVSVCVERVETAEDAGLAEAAGAVLLQGFYLDRPQTRTTRTLTASEVTCLRLLGALASEADTGELVRLVSSDPGLAMQVLRMAASPAGVGRPVASVSQAVVLLGPRKLGSWLVLVLLGGASRASREHVVAVLARAGACALLSPSSRDAAFTAGLLSAALELLGGEPADVMRDSGADPAIADAVLRGGGPVGAALQAVIAHERNDPAAALSTTHDPYTVSRAVLQAVVGARAVAEAMSDER
- a CDS encoding diguanylate cyclase; this encodes MTTIRSWEFWGLPRAARATVLTIIAAAVMAVVAVGTTSDETGWLLVSVLAMACAVTEVINVGIGRTESRARTDRVEITVSTDSVWVFAAVVAAPLPGVVALAVALSLLVSVRDAFSTSDRVRIPLHRVVFNISMVVLSSTGAAVVIQTYAASPLGAYQGGLLVAALAGFAVMHLAESFLLGSVVSAHGGVGWRPFRELAFDWRGALAQCALGTLIGVAGSMDPFLVAAGVPIAMLLQRGLQHRQLVTALARDPKTGVASSSGWRDRAERELALSRSSNQPMGVAVVDIDHFKTVNDTHGHLLGDEVLKATAKALTSAVRDSDLVGRFGGDEFVVLFPQAGRAAVAEAGERLRAATAELAIEAPGLELPLRITTSVGLASYPRDGDQLHSLLEQADAALYDVKHTGRGRVSFALDPRSMTAPRNEGPAAEPRRA